One Rhea pennata isolate bPtePen1 chromosome 3, bPtePen1.pri, whole genome shotgun sequence DNA segment encodes these proteins:
- the PRSS35 gene encoding inactive serine protease 35 isoform X1, whose translation MGVFWMGLKGDTSLCSLRSLFHKKKIDKMEHTLLLLIFFVPMLGLANGTETEQDFTWHLKKVPQIVSERTFSLDSPKFEANTKLELNSVCGIECQRKLPVPSLSDLKDVLSYETVFENGTRTLTEVNVLGLVLDPAENMTTRTSSRKKRQIYGTDSRFSIYDKRFMTSFPFNTAVKISTGCSGILVSPKHVLTAAHCLHDGKDYVKGSKKLRVGLMKTKSKGNGRKRKGAKRSRREASETHNDPEVATEPRRRSKGGGRKQRRSGRKQGTSDGVPTFQWTRVKSTHIPRGWFKGVSGDIALDYDYAVLELKRPHKRKYMELGISPTIKMMPGSMIHFSGFDNDRSGQLVYRFCSISDESNDLFYQYCDAEPGSTGSGVYLRLKEPNKKKWKRKIIAVYSGHQWVDINGEQQDYNVAVRITPLKYAQICFWIHGNDENCTRG comes from the exons ATGGGTGTGTTTTGGATGGGACTAAAAGGTGACACGTCTCTCTGCTCCCTTCGTAGCTTGTTTCACAAG aaaaaaatagacaaaatggAGCACACGTTATTGCTACTCATATTTTTTGTACCTATGTTGGGTCTTGCTAATGGAACAGAAACTGAACAAGATTTTACTTGGCACTTAAAGAAAGTTCCCCAGATTGTGAGTGAAAGAACTTTCTCCCTTGACAGCCCTAAATTTGAAGCAAATACCAAATTAGAGCTGAACAGTGTATGTGGAATTGAATGTCAGAGAAAACTGCCAGTGCCAAGCTTGTCTGACTTGAAAGATGTCCTGTCCTATGAGACTGTTTTTGAAAACGGCACACGGACCCTGACTGAAGTGAATGTCCTTGGACTAGTGCTTGATCCAGCTGAAAACATGACTACACGAACGTCTTCAAGAAAGAAGAGGCAGATATATGGAACAGACAGTAGGTTCAGCATCTATGACAAGCGGTTTATGACCAGCTTCCCATTCAACACAGCTGTGAAGATCTCCACCGGTTGTAGTGGCATTCTCGTTTCCCCCAAGCACGTGCTCACAGCTGCTCATTGCCTGCATGATGGCAAGGATTATGTTAAAGGCAGCAAAAAGCTGCGGGTGGGATTGATGAAGACAAAATCTAAAGGTAATGGCAGGAAACGCAAAGGTGCTAAAAGAAGTAGGAGAGAAGCTTCTGAGACACACAATGATCCTGAAGTTGCCACTGAACCAAGACGCCGCTCCAAGGGTGGtgggagaaagcagaggagatcggggaggaagcagggcacCTCAGATGGTGTGCCCACCTTCCAGTGGACCAGGGTGAAGAGTACCCACATCCCAAGAGGCTGGTTTAAGGGTGTCTCTGGGGATATTGCCCTGGATTATGATTATGCTGTTCTTGAGCTCAAGCGTCCCCACAAAAGGAAATACATGGAGCTGGGAATCAGCCCAACAATCAAAATGATGCCTGGGAGCATGATCCACTTCTCAGGTTTTGACAATGACCGCTCGGGGCAGCTGGTCTATCGGTTTTGTAGTATTTCAGATGAATCCAATGATCTCTTTTATCAGTATTGTGATGCTGAGCCTGGCTCCACCGGATCTGGAGTCTATCTCCGTCTTAAGGAgccaaacaaaaagaagtggAAACGCAAGATCATTGCTGTTTACTCAGGCCATCAGTGGGTGGATATCAATGGTGAACAGCAGGATTATAATGTAGCAGTCAGAATTACTCCTCTCAAATATGCCCAGATTTGCTTCTGGATACATGGGAATGATGAGAATTGCACACGAGGCTGA
- the PRSS35 gene encoding inactive serine protease 35 isoform X2, which translates to MEHTLLLLIFFVPMLGLANGTETEQDFTWHLKKVPQIVSERTFSLDSPKFEANTKLELNSVCGIECQRKLPVPSLSDLKDVLSYETVFENGTRTLTEVNVLGLVLDPAENMTTRTSSRKKRQIYGTDSRFSIYDKRFMTSFPFNTAVKISTGCSGILVSPKHVLTAAHCLHDGKDYVKGSKKLRVGLMKTKSKGNGRKRKGAKRSRREASETHNDPEVATEPRRRSKGGGRKQRRSGRKQGTSDGVPTFQWTRVKSTHIPRGWFKGVSGDIALDYDYAVLELKRPHKRKYMELGISPTIKMMPGSMIHFSGFDNDRSGQLVYRFCSISDESNDLFYQYCDAEPGSTGSGVYLRLKEPNKKKWKRKIIAVYSGHQWVDINGEQQDYNVAVRITPLKYAQICFWIHGNDENCTRG; encoded by the coding sequence atggAGCACACGTTATTGCTACTCATATTTTTTGTACCTATGTTGGGTCTTGCTAATGGAACAGAAACTGAACAAGATTTTACTTGGCACTTAAAGAAAGTTCCCCAGATTGTGAGTGAAAGAACTTTCTCCCTTGACAGCCCTAAATTTGAAGCAAATACCAAATTAGAGCTGAACAGTGTATGTGGAATTGAATGTCAGAGAAAACTGCCAGTGCCAAGCTTGTCTGACTTGAAAGATGTCCTGTCCTATGAGACTGTTTTTGAAAACGGCACACGGACCCTGACTGAAGTGAATGTCCTTGGACTAGTGCTTGATCCAGCTGAAAACATGACTACACGAACGTCTTCAAGAAAGAAGAGGCAGATATATGGAACAGACAGTAGGTTCAGCATCTATGACAAGCGGTTTATGACCAGCTTCCCATTCAACACAGCTGTGAAGATCTCCACCGGTTGTAGTGGCATTCTCGTTTCCCCCAAGCACGTGCTCACAGCTGCTCATTGCCTGCATGATGGCAAGGATTATGTTAAAGGCAGCAAAAAGCTGCGGGTGGGATTGATGAAGACAAAATCTAAAGGTAATGGCAGGAAACGCAAAGGTGCTAAAAGAAGTAGGAGAGAAGCTTCTGAGACACACAATGATCCTGAAGTTGCCACTGAACCAAGACGCCGCTCCAAGGGTGGtgggagaaagcagaggagatcggggaggaagcagggcacCTCAGATGGTGTGCCCACCTTCCAGTGGACCAGGGTGAAGAGTACCCACATCCCAAGAGGCTGGTTTAAGGGTGTCTCTGGGGATATTGCCCTGGATTATGATTATGCTGTTCTTGAGCTCAAGCGTCCCCACAAAAGGAAATACATGGAGCTGGGAATCAGCCCAACAATCAAAATGATGCCTGGGAGCATGATCCACTTCTCAGGTTTTGACAATGACCGCTCGGGGCAGCTGGTCTATCGGTTTTGTAGTATTTCAGATGAATCCAATGATCTCTTTTATCAGTATTGTGATGCTGAGCCTGGCTCCACCGGATCTGGAGTCTATCTCCGTCTTAAGGAgccaaacaaaaagaagtggAAACGCAAGATCATTGCTGTTTACTCAGGCCATCAGTGGGTGGATATCAATGGTGAACAGCAGGATTATAATGTAGCAGTCAGAATTACTCCTCTCAAATATGCCCAGATTTGCTTCTGGATACATGGGAATGATGAGAATTGCACACGAGGCTGA